GACGCCCACCTGTTCCCCCAGCGAAGTGACCACAACCCCCATGGGGTCCACCAGCATGCTGTTGCCCGACCCCGTCGGCGCGCTCTGCCCGGCCGCCGCGACGTAGACGGTGTTCTCGATGGCGCGGGCGCGCACCAGCGTGCGCCAGTGGTCCTCCTTCAGCGGGCCGGGCACCCACTCGGCCGGCAGCAGCACGACATCGGCCCCCGCGTCCGCGATCCGCCGGGTGACCTCGGGGAAGCGCAGGTCATAGCAGGTCTGCATGCCGAACGTGACGTCGTCGACGCTGAACGTCTGCGGGTCGGTGATCTCGCCGGCCCGCACCACCTCGGACTCGGTGAACCCGAACGCGTCGTAGAGGTGCAGCTTGCGGTAGAGCGCCGCGATCCCTCCGTCGGGCCCCGCGGCCACGAGGGTGTTGGAGAAGCGGGTGTCCTCGGCCAGCGCCTCGTTCACGCCGGCGACCACGTGCATCCCGAACCGCTCGGCGATCTCGGCCAGGCCCGTGACGAACGCGCCGTCCAGGGGCTCGGCGGCCTCGACGAAGCGCCGATCGGTGCGCGGCGCGGTGAACATCGCGTACTCGGGCAGCACCGCCACGCGCGCGCCCCGCCGCGCGGCCTCGCCCACGAGTTCGTCCGCCGCGGCCAGGTTCTCCCGCTTGTCCTCGCCCGGAGCGAACTGAACGACCGCCACGTGCACCATGGAATCCTCCTCCTCGGGTCCGCCCGCGACCGCTGGTCACCTCTATCGTCGCAAACAACGGCGCGTGCCCGCGCCCCGGAGCGGGACGCGGGCACGCGGGCGAGGGGCGGCTCACAGCCGGGCGAACGCCTCCTCGATGACGGAGAGCCCCTCGTCGAGGAGGTCGTCGCCGATGACCAGCGGCGGCAGCATCCG
This sequence is a window from Spinactinospora alkalitolerans. Protein-coding genes within it:
- a CDS encoding carbon-nitrogen hydrolase family protein; the encoded protein is MVHVAVVQFAPGEDKRENLAAADELVGEAARRGARVAVLPEYAMFTAPRTDRRFVEAAEPLDGAFVTGLAEIAERFGMHVVAGVNEALAEDTRFSNTLVAAGPDGGIAALYRKLHLYDAFGFTESEVVRAGEITDPQTFSVDDVTFGMQTCYDLRFPEVTRRIADAGADVVLLPAEWVPGPLKEDHWRTLVRARAIENTVYVAAAGQSAPTGSGNSMLVDPMGVVVTSLGEQVGVAVGEVSGRRVAEVRSKNPALELRRFTVTPKS